In one window of Micromonospora cathayae DNA:
- a CDS encoding LacI family DNA-binding transcriptional regulator has product MTLSDVANRAGVSVATASKALNGRAEVAADTRERVLRAAADLRFQPNVLASGLISGRTRTVGLLTDELGGRFSMPILLGAENALGNGQMSVLLCDARGDAIRRQHYIRTLLARQVDGFIVVGDSNDLSPSLTREIPVPVVYAYAESADPRDLSIIADDEGGARLAAEYLVLHGRRRIGHITGPDSYRAARDRAAGLRTVLHEAGLAPAHDPLFGEWSQRWGRHAARLLVTACPDVDAIFCGNDQVAAGVADALRDLGRRIPEDVAIVGYDNWEDFAAECRPPLTTVDLNLEQLGATAVNHLLAALDGHANSGVIRQHGRLVVRESTGPALPRQPA; this is encoded by the coding sequence GTGACGCTGAGCGACGTGGCGAACCGCGCCGGTGTCTCCGTCGCCACCGCGTCGAAGGCGCTGAACGGCCGGGCCGAGGTCGCCGCCGACACCCGGGAACGGGTGCTGCGCGCGGCCGCCGACCTCCGTTTCCAGCCCAACGTGCTGGCGTCCGGCCTGATCTCCGGCCGGACCCGGACGGTCGGGCTGCTCACCGACGAACTCGGCGGGCGCTTCTCGATGCCGATCCTGCTCGGCGCCGAGAACGCCCTCGGCAACGGACAGATGTCCGTCCTGCTGTGCGACGCCCGCGGCGACGCCATCCGTCGCCAGCACTACATCCGTACCCTGCTGGCGCGCCAGGTCGACGGGTTCATCGTGGTCGGCGACAGCAACGACCTGAGCCCGTCGCTGACCCGGGAGATCCCCGTCCCGGTGGTCTACGCCTACGCCGAGTCGGCCGACCCCCGCGACCTGTCGATCATCGCCGACGACGAGGGCGGGGCCCGGCTCGCCGCCGAGTACCTGGTACTGCACGGTCGACGCCGGATCGGGCACATCACCGGACCGGACAGCTACCGCGCGGCCCGGGACCGGGCGGCCGGGCTCCGGACGGTCCTGCACGAGGCGGGACTCGCCCCGGCGCACGACCCGCTGTTCGGTGAGTGGTCGCAGCGGTGGGGCCGGCACGCGGCCCGGCTGCTGGTGACCGCCTGCCCCGATGTGGACGCGATCTTCTGCGGCAACGACCAGGTCGCCGCCGGGGTCGCCGACGCCCTCCGGGACCTGGGTCGACGGATCCCCGAGGACGTGGCGATCGTCGGCTACGACAACTGGGAGGACTTCGCGGCGGAGTGCCGGCCCCCGTTGACCACCGTCGACCTCAACCTCGAACAACTCGGCGCCACCGCGGTCAACCATCTGCTGGCCGCCCTCGACGGCCACGCCAACTCCGGGGTGATCCGCCAGCACGGCCGGCTCGTCGTCCGGGAGTCCACCGGCCCGGCGCTCCCCCGTCAGCCCGCCTGA
- a CDS encoding ABC transporter substrate-binding protein yields the protein MATLTLGVAACAGDEPAGPSAADAGPNGVDDGTELTMWTRAPLEKQAKLLVDAYNASHQNTVKLTVVPNDDYVAKVGAAAGSGSLPDLFAADIVYVPNWVKQGLFQDISGNINGLAFKDSINKGHLSAGKLDGKEHVLPFVLDLSMLFWNKQLFRDAGLDPEKAPATLEEYAAAAKAIQATKKAGVYGTAAGLNCGGCLVFTWFPSIWAGGGQVLGADGTESKLADDTAQQVYRTWQDLWKSGAVLPASAGETGPTWTAAFTEGKVGLMFYPATLLSSTPFDVGVAGIPGPGGGASTFVGGDGIGVSKDSKKAPQAWNFLSWMMSEDAQVEVLAKNKDVVSRADLANNRYAVQDPRLVTINDVAGKGDTPVALNFQQAFNAPNSPWLTLVRNQVLNGSGDPQKDNAEITAVLRQ from the coding sequence GTGGCGACGCTGACTCTCGGCGTCGCCGCCTGCGCCGGCGACGAACCGGCCGGTCCGAGCGCCGCCGACGCCGGCCCCAACGGCGTGGACGACGGCACCGAACTCACCATGTGGACCCGCGCGCCCCTGGAGAAGCAGGCCAAACTCCTCGTCGACGCGTACAACGCCAGCCACCAGAACACGGTGAAACTGACCGTCGTCCCCAACGACGACTACGTCGCCAAGGTCGGCGCGGCCGCCGGTTCGGGCTCCCTTCCGGACCTCTTCGCCGCCGACATCGTCTACGTGCCCAACTGGGTGAAGCAGGGCCTGTTCCAGGACATCAGCGGCAACATCAACGGCCTGGCCTTCAAGGACTCGATCAACAAGGGACACCTGTCCGCCGGCAAGCTCGACGGCAAGGAACACGTGCTGCCCTTCGTCCTGGACCTGTCGATGCTGTTCTGGAACAAGCAGCTCTTCCGGGACGCCGGGCTGGACCCGGAGAAGGCCCCGGCGACCCTGGAGGAGTACGCCGCCGCCGCCAAGGCGATCCAGGCGACCAAGAAGGCCGGCGTGTACGGCACGGCGGCCGGCCTGAACTGCGGCGGCTGCCTGGTCTTCACCTGGTTCCCGTCCATCTGGGCCGGTGGCGGCCAGGTGCTGGGCGCCGACGGCACCGAGTCCAAGCTCGCCGACGACACCGCCCAGCAGGTCTACCGGACCTGGCAGGACCTGTGGAAGTCCGGCGCGGTGCTGCCCGCCTCGGCGGGGGAGACCGGTCCGACCTGGACCGCCGCGTTCACCGAGGGCAAGGTCGGCCTGATGTTCTACCCGGCGACGCTGCTGTCGTCGACCCCGTTCGACGTCGGCGTGGCCGGCATCCCCGGACCCGGCGGCGGCGCGTCCACCTTCGTCGGCGGCGACGGCATCGGCGTCTCCAAGGACTCGAAGAAGGCCCCCCAGGCGTGGAACTTCCTGAGCTGGATGATGTCCGAGGACGCCCAGGTCGAGGTGCTGGCGAAGAACAAGGACGTGGTGTCGCGGGCCGACCTCGCCAACAACAGGTACGCCGTCCAGGACCCCCGGCTGGTCACCATCAACGACGTGGCCGGCAAGGGCGACACCCCGGTCGCGTTGAACTTCCAGCAGGCGTTCAACGCGCCGAACAGCCCGTGGCTGACCCTGGTGCGCAACCAGGTGCTCAACGGCAGCGGCGACCCGCAGAAGGACAACGCCGAGATCACCGCCGTGCTCCGGCAGTAG